A window of the Lysinibacillus irui genome harbors these coding sequences:
- a CDS encoding DUF7147 family protein: MPQQFIELGEGYGDVYELLEIIKTNQERFHQAFILTSTKEDKKVISLAVALKPVGESKFMPIYICREGIPYNEEQPTKRQKMFEAQIEQLDRKAVVVEIKHSSIFSESKLFYQYLIGILRLNNYIPALT; encoded by the coding sequence ATGCCACAACAATTTATAGAATTAGGTGAAGGCTATGGTGATGTTTACGAGCTACTCGAAATTATTAAAACCAATCAGGAACGTTTTCATCAAGCCTTTATACTAACTTCTACAAAAGAAGATAAGAAGGTAATTTCTTTAGCTGTCGCCCTGAAACCAGTCGGTGAAAGTAAATTCATGCCTATATATATTTGTCGAGAAGGCATCCCATATAATGAGGAACAACCAACAAAGCGACAAAAAATGTTTGAAGCACAAATAGAACAACTCGATCGAAAAGCAGTTGTTGTAGAAATAAAGCACTCATCTATATTTTCGGAATCAAAACTATTTTATCAATACTTAATCGGCATATTAAGACTAAATAACTATATACCTGCATTAACTTAA
- a CDS encoding YlbG family protein, whose translation MNERQGLIVYVHQLKHAKSLRKYGHVLYISRRQKYVVLYCDREDIDMMTTKLQRLPFVKDVVESYRPFVKTEYENAKPDKAKEYDYKVGL comes from the coding sequence ATGAACGAACGACAAGGGCTAATCGTTTACGTCCATCAATTAAAACATGCGAAGTCTCTTCGGAAATATGGTCATGTTCTTTATATTTCTAGAAGGCAAAAGTACGTAGTGCTTTACTGTGATCGTGAGGATATTGACATGATGACAACAAAACTACAACGCCTCCCATTTGTGAAAGACGTTGTAGAGTCTTATCGTCCATTTGTGAAAACTGAATATGAAAATGCAAAACCAGATAAAGCAAAGGAATACGACTATAAAGTAGGTCTATAA
- a CDS encoding YlbF family regulator — translation MMMTSDWVIILDEAEELCKMILSSEPAIALQQAYDAVYSDTQIVEAIYAFNRMKEQYEDVQRFGKYHPDYHTIMKSIRQQKRALDLNEKVSALKIAENDFQDLLDEISLLIGKTVSEAVKVPVSNPFFASGSSCGGGCGSGGSCSCSA, via the coding sequence ATGATGATGACCTCTGACTGGGTAATCATTTTAGATGAGGCCGAAGAGCTTTGTAAGATGATTCTTTCCTCAGAACCAGCGATCGCGCTACAACAAGCGTATGATGCAGTATATAGTGATACGCAAATTGTAGAGGCTATTTATGCATTTAATCGCATGAAAGAGCAGTACGAAGATGTACAACGTTTCGGAAAATATCATCCGGACTACCATACAATCATGAAGTCAATTCGCCAACAAAAGAGGGCACTTGACTTAAATGAGAAAGTTTCAGCCTTAAAAATTGCTGAAAACGATTTTCAGGATTTACTGGATGAGATTAGCCTTTTAATAGGAAAAACAGTCTCTGAAGCGGTAAAAGTTCCTGTAAGTAATCCATTCTTTGCCTCTGGTTCATCTTGCGGAGGAGGATGTGGCTCGGGTGGTTCTTGCTCTTGCTCAGCGTAA
- a CDS encoding glycerophosphodiester phosphodiesterase: MGKKTKIALAIAAASAAAWAGSKAISKPQQRESKQALQFDRPVILAHRGGAHLAPEHTMMAFEKAAQLGVDGFEIDIRLTKDEEIIVFHDETVERTTDGYGLVADMTLAELNALNHGYQFEDLDGAFPYREDKLNVVTLRELLESYPNMLINIDIKDAPDTYEGSLMPSKLWRLIEELGAEHRVVVTSFYGEQIDRFNLYAQNQVALGAGESDVRKAFASFSSQFGHLYHPKVDVFQIPPKSGVIALDSPKFIQFLNNLNIPVHYWTINDIDTMNKLINNGAQGIITDRPDIAVELLQKQA, encoded by the coding sequence ATGGGTAAGAAAACAAAAATTGCGCTTGCCATTGCAGCAGCAAGTGCAGCGGCGTGGGCAGGTAGTAAAGCGATTTCTAAACCGCAGCAACGAGAAAGCAAACAAGCATTACAATTTGATCGCCCTGTAATACTTGCACATCGTGGCGGAGCTCATTTAGCACCCGAACATACAATGATGGCTTTTGAAAAAGCTGCGCAGCTAGGTGTTGATGGCTTTGAAATCGATATCCGCCTAACGAAAGATGAGGAAATTATTGTTTTCCACGATGAAACAGTTGAACGTACTACAGATGGTTATGGTCTCGTTGCTGATATGACATTGGCAGAACTTAACGCCTTAAACCATGGCTACCAGTTTGAAGATCTAGATGGAGCTTTTCCATATAGAGAGGATAAATTAAATGTAGTAACGTTACGAGAGCTATTAGAAAGTTATCCAAACATGCTAATCAATATCGATATAAAAGATGCTCCTGATACGTATGAAGGAAGTCTAATGCCTTCAAAACTTTGGCGTTTAATTGAAGAACTTGGCGCTGAACATCGTGTCGTGGTAACAAGTTTTTACGGTGAACAAATAGATCGCTTCAATTTATATGCTCAAAATCAGGTAGCACTTGGTGCAGGTGAATCGGATGTAAGAAAAGCATTCGCTTCCTTCTCAAGTCAATTTGGACATTTATATCATCCAAAAGTAGATGTATTTCAAATCCCACCTAAATCAGGGGTTATTGCCTTAGATTCGCCTAAATTTATTCAGTTTTTAAATAACCTGAATATACCTGTTCACTATTGGACGATCAATGACATAGACACAATGAACAAATTGATCAATAATGGAGCACAAGGCATTATTACTGATCGCCCTGATATTGCTGTAGAGTTATTACAAAAGCAAGCTTGA
- a CDS encoding PaaI family thioesterase, with amino-acid sequence MSTAKGQIEQLLGAILQESTEEDEEVLFHLLNGLRDKQQGIHRRYINAALHMVGKFEPEVSEVRIPITPVIHNTIKVPHGGIIATIADAAMGGLASRSVPEGYNVVTTNMNVSYIATTKNKELIARGRFVHKGRQTLVMECDIEDETGRKLAIATGSFFVIQRRL; translated from the coding sequence ATGTCAACAGCTAAAGGACAAATTGAACAATTACTTGGCGCAATTTTACAAGAAAGTACTGAGGAAGATGAGGAAGTTTTATTCCATCTTTTAAATGGATTACGTGATAAACAACAAGGCATTCATCGTCGTTATATTAATGCTGCTCTACATATGGTAGGAAAATTTGAGCCTGAAGTGAGCGAGGTCCGTATCCCTATTACTCCTGTCATCCATAATACGATTAAGGTACCACACGGCGGCATTATTGCAACGATTGCAGATGCAGCTATGGGTGGACTTGCTTCACGCTCTGTACCAGAGGGATATAATGTAGTTACTACAAATATGAATGTCTCCTATATCGCCACAACGAAGAACAAAGAATTGATTGCACGTGGTCGTTTTGTCCATAAAGGACGTCAAACGCTTGTCATGGAATGTGATATAGAGGATGAGACGGGGCGCAAGCTTGCCATAGCTACGGGCTCTTTCTTTGTTATTCAGCGTCGTCTGTAA